Proteins encoded within one genomic window of Flavobacterium sp. NG2:
- a CDS encoding LysR family transcriptional regulator yields the protein MVNLEWYRTFKSVYKNGNFSLAAKELFISQPAVSQQISMLEAHVGYKLFNRKSKGVEPTEYANLLNNLIIEALDRLENVENGFRAKAFNANRLISVGISKHLFSSIGSVLVSKFDFIDFHFQEDNSLFELVNSKKLDFAITTQKIDTYDTIQEKVGEIKPVIIGSNTIDASEFQKYLKAKDWTAAETWLNEKRWYSFDAKIPHIKLFWLYVFDKKRPSLIANYIIPSEFEMLETISKNTGIGISWNCNVKSFVAQNKLQLLWDSEKMPTTTVYVMCRKNNNFDEILTEITKIIQEVLT from the coding sequence TTATAAGAATGGAAATTTTTCACTTGCTGCTAAAGAACTGTTTATTAGTCAGCCAGCTGTAAGTCAGCAAATCAGTATGCTTGAAGCGCATGTGGGTTATAAACTCTTTAATCGTAAATCTAAAGGTGTAGAGCCTACAGAATATGCTAATTTGCTCAACAACCTGATTATTGAAGCCTTAGACCGTTTAGAAAATGTAGAAAACGGATTTAGAGCCAAAGCTTTTAATGCCAATAGATTGATATCGGTGGGGATTTCGAAACATTTGTTTAGCAGTATTGGAAGTGTTTTGGTTTCCAAATTTGATTTTATTGATTTCCACTTTCAAGAGGATAATTCTTTATTTGAGTTGGTGAATTCTAAAAAATTAGATTTTGCTATTACCACTCAGAAGATAGATACTTATGACACTATTCAAGAAAAAGTGGGTGAGATAAAGCCTGTAATTATAGGTTCTAATACTATTGATGCTTCTGAATTTCAAAAGTACCTCAAAGCCAAAGATTGGACTGCTGCAGAAACTTGGTTAAACGAAAAAAGATGGTATAGTTTTGATGCTAAAATTCCGCATATCAAATTGTTTTGGCTCTATGTTTTTGACAAAAAGCGACCTTCTTTGATTGCAAATTACATCATCCCATCCGAATTTGAAATGCTGGAAACGATTTCTAAAAATACAGGCATCGGCATCAGTTGGAACTGCAATGTAAAATCATTTGTGGCGCAAAATAAATTACAGCTTTTATGGGATAGTGAAAAAATGCCCACTACCACTGTTTATGTGATGTGCCGAAAAAACAACAATTTTGATGAAATCTTAACCGAAATCACCAAAATTATTCAAGAGGTTTTGACTTAG
- the nadD gene encoding nicotinate (nicotinamide) nucleotide adenylyltransferase: MKIGLYFGTFNPMHVGHLIIANHIVEHTDLDQIWMVVTPHNPLKKKSTLLDDYHRLHMVHLATENYPKIKPSDIEFKLPQPNYTINTLVYLEEKYANYEFALIMGEDNLKSLHKWKNYEMILKNYNLYVYPRVSTEAENLEFKDHPKIKMVDAPVVEISSTFIRDCIKDGKNIRPLLPTKVWEYIDHNLFYKK; this comes from the coding sequence ATGAAAATAGGACTGTACTTTGGAACTTTTAATCCCATGCATGTGGGACATTTGATTATCGCCAATCATATTGTAGAACATACTGATTTGGATCAAATCTGGATGGTGGTTACCCCACACAATCCTTTAAAGAAAAAATCTACTTTGCTAGATGATTACCATCGTTTGCACATGGTGCATCTAGCTACCGAAAATTATCCAAAGATTAAACCTTCGGATATAGAGTTCAAATTGCCACAACCCAATTACACCATCAATACTTTGGTGTATCTAGAAGAGAAATATGCAAATTATGAATTTGCATTAATCATGGGCGAAGACAATTTGAAATCACTTCACAAATGGAAAAACTACGAGATGATTTTGAAAAATTACAATCTTTATGTCTATCCTAGGGTATCCACTGAAGCTGAAAATTTAGAATTCAAAGACCATCCTAAAATTAAAATGGTAGACGCACCAGTAGTAGAGATTTCTTCGACTTTTATTCGCGATTGTATCAAAGACGGTAAAAATATTCGTCCGCTGCTACCAACGAAGGTATGGGAATACATAGACCACAATTTGTTTTATAAAAAATAA
- a CDS encoding mannitol dehydrogenase family protein, whose amino-acid sequence MAKSYYLNAENLSLLPSDVSVPSYDRNQIKTSILHIGVSNFHRSHQAYYIHELIDKHKELNYGICGVDLLDSDRKIYNILKDQDGLYTLYTKEPNGSHKAKIIGSIVEYFFGPENPLAVIEKMAHPDIKIISLTIAEDGYHLNEITGEFDINHPGVTEDIKNPFSPKTVFGYLTQSFKLRKLRNLPGCTILSCDNIKSNGDTMKQSLFNYVSKTEPELLDWISKNTSFPNTMVDRITPITNSKDISTLKEDFFVDDQWPVVCESFSQWVIEDQFIQGRPAWDKVGVQYTQNIAPFENLKLRLLNASHTILGILGTLHGYKTVFETANDPDFISFLKMYMDEEVTPTLTDSDKKSIENYKKSLVSRFLNPHINDQLFRICQESSAKVPLFILPTVKHQLENEKNVKRAAFVIAAWARYNDGVDDNDNPYDITDTQSGTLIRTAALSIQNPIKFLEIKSIFEDLSENETFSSYYLEALTQLRNDKVKTCIKNWNAN is encoded by the coding sequence ATGGCAAAATCCTATTATCTCAATGCTGAAAACTTAAGTTTATTGCCTTCTGATGTATCTGTTCCTTCTTACGACAGAAACCAAATAAAAACCAGTATTTTACACATAGGAGTTAGTAATTTTCACCGCTCACATCAAGCGTACTATATTCACGAACTCATCGATAAACATAAAGAACTAAACTATGGCATTTGTGGTGTCGATTTATTGGATTCTGACCGAAAAATTTACAACATTCTAAAAGACCAAGACGGACTGTACACCTTATATACCAAAGAACCGAATGGTTCACACAAAGCCAAGATAATTGGTTCTATAGTCGAATATTTCTTTGGCCCCGAAAATCCTTTGGCTGTTATCGAAAAAATGGCACATCCTGATATCAAAATCATTTCCCTGACGATTGCTGAAGACGGCTATCACCTGAACGAAATCACAGGTGAATTTGACATCAACCATCCAGGAGTGACTGAGGATATCAAAAACCCTTTTAGTCCGAAAACCGTTTTTGGATACCTAACCCAATCTTTTAAATTACGTAAACTACGCAACCTGCCAGGCTGTACGATTCTGTCTTGTGACAACATCAAATCAAATGGTGATACAATGAAACAATCATTATTTAATTATGTTAGCAAAACCGAACCTGAATTACTCGATTGGATTTCAAAAAACACCAGCTTCCCCAATACCATGGTCGATAGAATTACTCCTATCACCAACTCCAAAGACATTAGCACATTAAAAGAAGATTTTTTTGTTGATGACCAATGGCCAGTGGTTTGTGAATCTTTTTCGCAATGGGTTATAGAAGACCAATTTATACAAGGCAGACCTGCTTGGGATAAGGTAGGCGTACAATACACCCAAAACATTGCTCCATTTGAAAACCTAAAACTCCGTTTATTAAATGCCAGCCACACGATACTGGGAATTCTAGGAACTCTGCATGGATACAAAACCGTATTTGAAACCGCAAATGACCCTGATTTTATATCGTTCTTGAAAATGTATATGGACGAAGAAGTAACACCAACACTAACCGATTCCGATAAAAAGAGCATCGAGAACTACAAAAAAAGTTTGGTTTCCCGTTTCTTGAATCCTCATATTAATGACCAATTGTTCAGGATTTGCCAAGAAAGCTCTGCCAAGGTACCTTTGTTTATATTGCCTACGGTTAAACACCAATTAGAGAACGAAAAGAACGTTAAGAGAGCTGCTTTTGTCATTGCTGCATGGGCGCGATATAATGATGGTGTGGATGATAATGACAATCCTTATGATATTACAGACACTCAGAGTGGTACCTTGATTAGAACAGCAGCACTTTCAATCCAAAACCCGATAAAATTCCTTGAAATCAAATCCATTTTTGAAGATTTAAGTGAAAACGAAACCTTTAGCTCCTATTACCTAGAAGCTTTGACACAACTGAGAAATGATAAGGTAAAAACATGCATTAAAAATTGGAACGCAAATTAA
- a CDS encoding NrtR DNA-binding winged helix domain-containing protein, giving the protein MDFRKISNLSVDCVIFGLGADSLSVLLRKRTLNLYNDNYPAIDDWVLPGENVFKCNNLGESANRILAEISGLNFANKKQFRTYGNQKRLQADKDLLWIRSQGAEVRTVTVVYYLTLPKENIVFDRDSDLRWFPVKALPEVGFDHRFIIQDAFEDLQSKIMTEPIMFDLVPVKFTLNELQTAFEILLNIELDNRNFRKKAISKPYIVPLEDKRKSGGSKKPSKLYMFSKDVYDKIAEKDYIISTIL; this is encoded by the coding sequence ATGGACTTTAGAAAAATAAGTAACTTATCTGTAGACTGTGTGATTTTTGGGCTCGGAGCAGATAGTCTTAGCGTTTTGCTTCGCAAGAGAACCTTAAACTTGTATAATGATAATTATCCTGCTATTGATGACTGGGTGTTGCCTGGTGAAAATGTTTTTAAATGTAATAATTTAGGAGAGTCTGCCAATAGGATTTTAGCGGAGATTTCAGGACTCAATTTTGCCAATAAAAAACAATTCAGAACCTACGGGAATCAAAAACGACTACAAGCTGATAAGGATTTATTGTGGATTAGAAGTCAAGGCGCCGAAGTGCGAACCGTAACGGTAGTGTATTATTTGACTTTACCAAAAGAGAATATTGTTTTTGATAGAGATAGTGATTTGAGATGGTTTCCTGTGAAAGCCTTACCAGAAGTTGGTTTTGACCATCGTTTTATCATTCAGGATGCTTTTGAAGATTTGCAAAGTAAAATCATGACCGAGCCTATTATGTTTGATTTGGTTCCAGTTAAATTTACGCTAAATGAACTTCAAACGGCTTTTGAAATATTGTTAAACATAGAATTAGACAACCGAAATTTCAGAAAAAAAGCCATCAGTAAACCTTATATTGTACCGCTGGAAGACAAACGAAAAAGTGGTGGTTCCAAAAAACCCTCTAAACTCTACATGTTCAGCAAAGATGTTTACGACAAAATCGCGGAGAAAGATTATATCATCAGTACGATATTATAG
- the pyrH gene encoding UMP kinase has translation MKYKRILLKLSGEALMGERQYGIDPVRLAEYAEEIKKIHDKGVEIAIVIGGGNIFRGVAGASAGMDRVQGDYMGMLATIINGMALQGALEDKGMLTRLQTALKIEAIAEPYIKRRAVRHLEKGRIVIFGAGTGNPYFTTDTAAVLRGVEINADVILKGTRVDGVYDSDPEKNAAAIKFDTISFDDVLKKGLNVMDTTAFTLSQENKLPIVIFDMNKMGNLEKICNGDNIGTVVNI, from the coding sequence ATGAAATATAAAAGGATTCTTCTGAAATTAAGTGGCGAAGCTTTAATGGGAGAAAGACAATACGGAATTGACCCAGTTAGATTAGCTGAATATGCCGAAGAAATCAAGAAAATTCACGACAAAGGGGTAGAAATTGCCATCGTAATTGGAGGAGGAAATATCTTTAGAGGTGTAGCTGGAGCTAGTGCTGGTATGGATAGAGTGCAAGGAGATTATATGGGAATGTTGGCCACGATTATCAATGGAATGGCTTTGCAAGGTGCTCTGGAAGATAAAGGAATGTTGACAAGATTGCAAACAGCTTTGAAAATTGAAGCAATTGCTGAACCATATATCAAGCGTAGAGCGGTACGTCACCTGGAGAAAGGAAGAATTGTAATCTTTGGAGCAGGAACAGGAAACCCTTACTTTACTACAGATACTGCTGCAGTATTAAGAGGTGTTGAAATCAACGCTGATGTGATTCTAAAAGGAACACGTGTAGATGGTGTTTATGATAGTGACCCAGAGAAAAATGCGGCAGCTATTAAGTTTGACACAATTTCATTTGATGATGTGTTGAAAAAAGGATTGAATGTAATGGATACAACAGCCTTTACTTTGAGTCAAGAAAACAAACTTCCAATTGTGATTTTTGACATGAACAAAATGGGGAACCTTGAAAAAATTTGTAACGGAGACAACATAGGAACTGTAGTAAATATATAA
- the frr gene encoding ribosome recycling factor, whose translation MTEEIDFILDSTQESMEGSIEHLEKAFLNIRAGKASPAMLGSVFVDYYGSSTPLSQVAKISVPDARTITLQPFEKNMLQPIEKAIMVANLGFNPMNNGDVIIISVPPLTEDRRRELAKQAKAEAEDAKISVRNARKDANTEIKKLEKEGTSEDICKSAEEKVQNLTNSFIKNIDEVLAVKEAEIMKV comes from the coding sequence ATGACTGAAGAAATTGATTTTATATTAGATAGTACACAAGAATCCATGGAGGGTTCTATTGAGCATTTAGAAAAAGCATTTCTAAATATTCGTGCAGGAAAAGCATCGCCAGCAATGTTAGGTAGTGTTTTTGTTGATTATTATGGTTCTTCGACACCGCTTTCTCAGGTGGCAAAAATCAGTGTTCCTGATGCTCGTACAATTACGTTGCAGCCTTTTGAAAAGAATATGTTACAACCTATCGAAAAAGCGATTATGGTTGCTAATCTTGGTTTTAACCCAATGAATAACGGAGATGTTATCATCATCAGTGTTCCACCATTGACAGAAGATAGAAGACGTGAATTAGCAAAGCAAGCTAAAGCTGAAGCCGAAGACGCCAAAATCAGTGTTCGTAATGCTCGTAAAGATGCTAATACTGAGATTAAAAAACTTGAAAAAGAAGGAACTTCTGAAGATATTTGTAAAAGTGCCGAAGAGAAGGTGCAAAACTTAACGAATTCGTTTATCAAAAATATTGACGAAGTTTTAGCAGTGAAGGAGGCTGAGATAATGAAAGTCTAA
- a CDS encoding HAMP domain-containing sensor histidine kinase: protein MKILDSKPLLYGVIIISILIIGGIDYFTGSELSFSLFYVFPILLLSVKRTSKVYEIVLMSLFAGTIWFWSDYHTRSYSSVLYPIWNSFVRFSYFTAIGLLLHFLKNRERTIIKMNKKLNLLNDEKNKFIGIAAHDLANPIGTIYSFSDLLLENQKEQMDAEMEESLTIIKDLSHTTLGILKNLLNVSVIESGKLELKREENDYIGFINKQIVFNQLLASKKKINIKFEPALENVVVGFDKLLLSQVFNNLLTNAIKFSYPESEIVVRISLNNDNQIYTEVIDQGKGIPEAEKNKLFNYFQKTSTQPTNGENSSGLGLAIAKQIISLHHGTIGVVTELNKGSNFYYTLPVETVTC from the coding sequence ATGAAAATCCTCGATAGCAAACCTTTATTATATGGTGTAATAATCATTTCGATTCTTATTATTGGAGGTATAGATTATTTTACTGGGTCAGAACTGTCGTTTTCACTTTTTTATGTTTTTCCAATTCTTTTGCTTTCGGTAAAGCGAACTTCAAAAGTGTATGAGATTGTTTTGATGTCCCTTTTTGCTGGGACAATTTGGTTTTGGTCAGATTATCATACTAGAAGCTACAGCTCTGTTTTATATCCAATTTGGAATTCCTTTGTTCGTTTTTCTTATTTTACCGCTATAGGGTTGCTGCTACATTTTCTAAAAAACAGAGAGCGTACTATTATCAAAATGAATAAAAAACTAAACCTATTAAACGATGAAAAGAACAAGTTTATAGGTATTGCAGCCCATGATTTAGCAAATCCTATTGGTACAATTTATTCGTTTTCCGACTTATTGCTAGAGAATCAAAAGGAGCAAATGGATGCTGAAATGGAAGAAAGTTTAACGATTATAAAAGATTTGAGTCATACTACTTTAGGGATTCTAAAAAACCTATTGAACGTTTCAGTAATAGAATCAGGGAAGTTAGAATTGAAAAGGGAGGAAAACGATTATATTGGTTTTATAAACAAGCAAATTGTTTTTAATCAGTTATTGGCTAGTAAAAAGAAAATAAATATAAAATTTGAACCTGCTCTTGAAAATGTAGTTGTTGGTTTTGATAAGTTGTTGTTATCTCAGGTGTTTAATAATTTACTAACCAATGCAATCAAATTTTCCTATCCCGAAAGTGAGATTGTGGTTAGGATTTCTTTAAACAATGACAACCAAATTTATACCGAAGTCATAGACCAAGGAAAAGGAATTCCAGAAGCTGAAAAAAATAAATTATTTAATTATTTTCAAAAGACGAGCACTCAGCCAACAAATGGTGAAAATAGTTCAGGTTTAGGTCTTGCCATTGCGAAACAAATCATTAGCTTACACCATGGAACAATTGGAGTGGTTACTGAATTAAATAAAGGTTCCAACTTTTATTATACGTTACCTGTAGAAACCGTAACTTGTTAA
- a CDS encoding DUF5686 family protein — MKNFKQIFLIPLLFLFFTAFSYSQNSLIGVVKDADTFKVLPFVTIKNGNQSIIGDVDGKFIITNYNDSNYFEVTSIGYLKSKVSIINDKKFYTVFLQPKKDKSAQVSNSKNGDVIEIIKKTIANKSKNNPKDKLSSFEFKAYNKLIVTAHPDSINGKLDSLFTIKKGRTVFNKIDSTNYKFKELISKHHLFQTEKVSRFQFKNKSLKETILGTQMAGLKHPIYEVIGFNLQSFSVYDSNYELFETQYNSPIANDALLDYRYSLLDSIAIDGRPTYMIHFKNKKKSKASGLEGVLFVDQQSYAIAKAIMRIKGVLDISGTHEFKYVPEQGIWFPMNKTFKIVKGKNDDDIKILGGTIQFDGDYEENFKARKKQPSDYVYLLSKTNNFDVQYNTSFEVKKSFISIEIKDDALNKSEQFWDSYRIDKLNLREQKTYLSLDSLALKKRIESKVRFGRKIINGYLPVPYFDIDLRKIFRYNNYEGFRFGFGGVTNEQFSRKFKIDGYSAYGTKDGIFKYHLGSAVRIGKFSNSWIGASYTDDVREIASTLFLIDKVPFKLYDPRPINISTFYNYVSWRTYIETAIIPKTESIWELSYTQVEPKFDYAYNLNSKLYSYFEMTTAKVSLQWNPFSDYMQTPTGKIEIEKRFPKFTFQYTQALPKFFQNDFQFSKFDFKTEYEKKYLNGQKTNLLLQAGYALGDVPLTHLYNTSPNNITKETIMQRVTFAGKNSFETMYFNEFFSSEFVSFQFKHSFNRVKLFSKVKPSFVLVSRMAWGNLEKPEQHVGLDYKTLNDGFFESGLELNQIFNGLGLSAFYRYGPNQLAKFEDNIAIKLSFVLNLGL; from the coding sequence TTGAAAAATTTCAAGCAAATATTTCTAATTCCCTTGTTGTTTTTGTTTTTTACAGCCTTTAGCTATTCACAAAATAGTTTGATTGGGGTCGTAAAAGATGCGGACACGTTTAAAGTTTTGCCGTTTGTAACCATAAAAAATGGTAATCAAAGCATAATAGGGGATGTTGATGGGAAATTTATTATTACGAATTATAATGACAGCAACTATTTTGAAGTTACTTCTATAGGGTACCTGAAATCAAAGGTTTCTATCATCAATGACAAAAAGTTCTACACTGTCTTTCTTCAGCCTAAAAAGGACAAATCAGCTCAGGTTTCAAATTCTAAAAACGGGGACGTAATTGAAATTATAAAAAAAACCATTGCAAATAAAAGCAAGAACAACCCCAAGGACAAACTTAGTAGTTTTGAATTCAAAGCTTACAATAAACTCATTGTTACAGCTCATCCAGACTCTATTAACGGGAAATTAGATTCCTTATTCACCATTAAAAAAGGACGAACAGTTTTTAATAAAATTGATTCTACTAATTATAAATTTAAAGAGCTAATAAGCAAACATCATTTGTTTCAAACGGAGAAAGTTTCTCGATTTCAATTTAAAAATAAGTCTTTAAAGGAGACTATTTTAGGAACACAAATGGCAGGTTTAAAGCATCCTATCTATGAAGTTATTGGTTTCAACTTACAATCTTTTTCTGTTTATGATTCTAATTACGAACTTTTTGAAACGCAATACAACAGTCCAATTGCAAATGATGCACTTTTAGACTATAGGTATAGCTTACTGGATAGTATTGCTATTGATGGTCGTCCCACTTATATGATTCATTTTAAAAACAAAAAGAAAAGTAAAGCTTCGGGGCTTGAAGGTGTCCTTTTTGTAGACCAACAAAGTTATGCCATTGCTAAAGCCATTATGCGTATCAAGGGAGTGTTGGATATCAGTGGAACTCATGAATTTAAATATGTTCCTGAGCAAGGGATTTGGTTTCCAATGAATAAAACCTTTAAGATTGTAAAAGGGAAAAATGACGATGATATCAAAATTTTAGGAGGAACGATTCAGTTTGATGGGGACTATGAAGAAAATTTTAAAGCGCGGAAGAAACAGCCTTCAGATTATGTGTATTTGCTTTCCAAAACTAATAATTTTGATGTCCAGTACAATACTTCATTTGAAGTCAAAAAATCATTTATTTCGATCGAAATCAAAGATGATGCACTTAATAAGTCGGAGCAATTTTGGGATTCCTATCGGATAGATAAACTAAATCTTCGAGAGCAAAAAACCTATCTATCCTTAGATAGCCTAGCGCTCAAAAAGCGTATTGAAAGTAAAGTGCGCTTTGGCCGAAAAATTATTAATGGTTATTTGCCAGTGCCGTATTTTGATATTGATTTACGCAAAATTTTTAGATACAATAATTACGAAGGCTTCCGATTTGGTTTTGGAGGAGTGACCAACGAGCAATTTTCTAGAAAATTCAAAATCGATGGCTATAGTGCTTATGGGACCAAGGACGGAATTTTTAAATACCATCTTGGAAGTGCCGTACGTATCGGTAAATTTTCGAATTCTTGGATTGGTGCTTCCTATACTGATGATGTGCGCGAAATTGCCAGTACATTATTTTTGATTGATAAAGTTCCATTCAAACTCTATGACCCTCGACCAATTAATATTAGTACTTTCTATAACTATGTGAGTTGGCGGACTTATATTGAAACAGCTATCATTCCTAAAACAGAAAGCATTTGGGAGCTGTCCTATACGCAGGTCGAACCAAAATTTGATTACGCGTATAATTTGAATAGTAAGTTGTACTCTTATTTTGAAATGACGACCGCTAAAGTATCCTTACAATGGAATCCTTTTAGTGATTATATGCAAACACCTACTGGAAAGATTGAAATCGAAAAACGATTTCCAAAATTTACTTTTCAATACACCCAAGCATTGCCGAAATTCTTTCAAAATGACTTTCAGTTTAGCAAGTTTGATTTTAAAACAGAGTATGAAAAGAAATATTTGAATGGTCAAAAAACCAATCTACTATTGCAAGCAGGATATGCTTTAGGTGATGTGCCACTTACACATTTATACAATACATCACCTAATAATATTACTAAGGAGACCATTATGCAACGTGTTACCTTTGCCGGTAAAAACAGTTTTGAAACCATGTATTTTAATGAATTTTTCTCTAGTGAATTTGTGTCTTTTCAATTCAAGCACAGTTTTAATAGGGTGAAATTATTTTCAAAGGTAAAGCCTTCCTTTGTTTTGGTTTCTAGAATGGCTTGGGGAAATCTTGAAAAACCTGAACAGCATGTAGGACTAGATTATAAAACCTTAAACGATGGTTTTTTTGAATCTGGATTGGAACTCAACCAAATATTTAATGGGTTAGGACTATCTGCTTTTTATCGCTATGGCCCAAATCAGTTGGCTAAATTTGAAGATAATATCGCTATCAAGTTGAGTTTTGTGTTGAATTTAGGGCTTTAG
- a CDS encoding multidrug efflux SMR transporter, producing the protein MSWILLIIGGLFEVAFASCLGKAKETSGAESTYWMLGFLASLSISMFLLYKATQVLPIGTAYAVWTGIGAVGTVLVGIFIFKEPATFWRIFFISTLICSIIGLKYVSSH; encoded by the coding sequence ATGAGTTGGATTTTATTAATCATTGGAGGATTATTTGAAGTGGCTTTTGCTTCTTGTTTAGGCAAAGCCAAAGAAACATCTGGTGCCGAATCTACTTATTGGATGTTAGGATTTTTAGCTTCACTAAGCATTAGCATGTTTTTACTGTACAAAGCCACTCAGGTACTACCAATCGGAACAGCCTATGCTGTTTGGACTGGGATTGGTGCTGTAGGAACGGTTTTGGTTGGTATTTTTATTTTCAAAGAACCTGCTACTTTTTGGAGAATCTTTTTTATATCGACACTGATTTGTTCTATTATTGGATTAAAATATGTGTCAAGCCACTAA